The following are from one region of the Romeriopsis navalis LEGE 11480 genome:
- the pgsA gene encoding CDP-diacylglycerol--glycerol-3-phosphate 3-phosphatidyltransferase, translating to MNLPTWITVSRLLAVPFLLYGLRVQTTEMRWWMLGIFLVAACTDWLDGYLARRLNQVTELGKFLDPLVDKLLVLAPLMALVEWGRVPAWGVFLILARELTIAGWRVSGQNVPGAAMWGKVKTVVQIIAISFLIAPLGEHVQSTATVLFWVAVGLTWISGLLYLLPRQQNP from the coding sequence ATGAATCTTCCCACTTGGATTACGGTATCGCGACTTTTAGCTGTGCCTTTCCTGTTGTATGGCCTGCGGGTGCAAACAACTGAAATGCGTTGGTGGATGTTGGGGATCTTTTTGGTCGCCGCTTGTACGGATTGGCTAGATGGCTACCTGGCCCGTCGCTTGAATCAAGTCACGGAGCTGGGAAAGTTTCTGGATCCATTGGTTGATAAGCTGTTAGTGTTGGCCCCATTGATGGCATTGGTGGAATGGGGCCGGGTTCCGGCTTGGGGGGTGTTTCTGATTTTGGCGCGGGAACTGACGATCGCCGGTTGGCGTGTGAGTGGTCAAAATGTCCCGGGCGCAGCGATGTGGGGCAAGGTGAAAACTGTGGTGCAAATTATTGCCATCAGTTTCTTAATTGCGCCGCTCGGTGAGCATGTGCAGTCGACGGCAACAGTATTGTTCTGGGTTGCGGTCGGCCTGACCTGGATATCGGGTCTCCTGTATTTACTACCACGCCAGCAAAATCCTTAA
- a CDS encoding sugar transferase, protein MSPVTSLLSPNKSTAKRFTVQSVKSPATKSAAANSSVQTPISTRLPAPMLLKPVVKSATTTELSVPAFLAESLHPSTRSVLKRSLDIIGAVIGLVITALLFIPLTIAIQLDNPGPVLYSQERCSVGGKRFRIWKFRSMVTDADAIKQSLKNEASGHIFKIEDDPRITRVGKFLRKTSLDEFPQFWNVLMGDMSLVGTRPPSLDEVAKYAPHHWQRLAVKPGITGVWQVNGRSSVKDFEDIVKMDLSYQDEWSVGYDLYLIFKTVWVVFNKDGAC, encoded by the coding sequence ATGTCGCCTGTGACTTCTTTACTTTCACCCAACAAATCAACTGCGAAGCGGTTTACTGTGCAGTCAGTTAAATCGCCCGCAACGAAGTCTGCGGCCGCAAATTCTTCGGTCCAGACACCGATTTCGACCCGCTTACCGGCGCCGATGCTACTGAAGCCGGTGGTGAAGTCTGCAACCACAACTGAGTTGTCGGTGCCCGCCTTTTTGGCCGAGTCATTGCATCCTTCGACCCGCAGTGTCTTAAAGCGGAGTTTGGATATTATTGGCGCCGTGATTGGTTTGGTCATTACAGCTTTGCTGTTTATCCCCCTGACAATTGCGATTCAGTTGGATAATCCGGGTCCTGTGCTCTATAGCCAGGAGCGTTGCAGCGTCGGTGGTAAGCGATTCCGAATTTGGAAATTCCGCTCCATGGTGACGGATGCCGATGCGATTAAGCAGTCCTTAAAAAATGAAGCGTCGGGACACATCTTCAAAATTGAAGATGATCCACGGATCACGCGTGTTGGTAAGTTCCTGCGTAAAACGAGTCTCGATGAGTTTCCCCAGTTCTGGAATGTGCTGATGGGCGATATGAGTCTCGTGGGGACCCGGCCACCGAGTTTGGATGAAGTGGCAAAATATGCACCGCATCACTGGCAGCGGTTGGCTGTTAAGCCTGGCATCACGGGTGTCTGGCAAGTAAATGGCCGTTCCTCGGTCAAAGATTTCGAAGATATTGTCAAGATGGACCTGTCTTACCAAGACGAATGGTCTGTTGGCTATGACCTGTACCTAATTTTCAAGACGGTCTGGGTGGTGTTTAACAAGGATGGTGCTTGCTAA
- a CDS encoding Crp/Fnr family transcriptional regulator, which translates to MEERSLERVNQMHDAVQAAPFFKGLPEAAVAQATSHVVMRSHPAGQVILLENDWGSSVYFILDGWAKIRTYNLDGKEVTLNILGKGEIFGEMAPLDEVPRSTDVITLAPTVIANMPAQDFVNLLNSEPQAGIRLAQLMARRLRQINRRLRLRESDSTSRVVDVLLFLADGQGIQRAEGLDIPNLPHRELSSLSGLARETVTRVLSKLERKELIRRDREILRIPDPHALEKILL; encoded by the coding sequence ATGGAAGAGCGATCGTTAGAGCGGGTTAACCAAATGCATGATGCCGTACAAGCGGCCCCTTTCTTCAAAGGGTTGCCAGAAGCGGCGGTGGCCCAAGCAACATCACATGTTGTGATGCGCAGTCATCCAGCCGGGCAAGTGATTTTGTTAGAGAATGACTGGGGGAGCTCGGTCTATTTCATTCTGGACGGATGGGCAAAAATTCGCACCTACAACCTGGATGGGAAAGAAGTCACACTCAATATCTTGGGAAAGGGCGAAATTTTTGGCGAAATGGCACCGCTGGATGAAGTCCCTCGCTCTACCGATGTCATCACCCTGGCCCCAACGGTAATTGCGAATATGCCGGCTCAGGATTTTGTCAATTTACTAAATTCCGAACCACAGGCGGGGATTCGGCTAGCACAACTCATGGCCCGCCGACTGCGGCAGATCAATCGCCGCCTCCGGTTGCGCGAATCGGACAGCACATCCCGCGTCGTTGATGTATTGCTGTTCCTCGCCGATGGCCAGGGAATTCAAAGGGCTGAAGGACTCGATATTCCTAACTTGCCGCATCGTGAACTGAGCAGTTTGAGCGGCTTGGCCCGGGAAACTGTGACACGGGTGTTAAGTAAACTGGAACGGAAAGAACTCATCCGACGCGATCGCGAGATTCTGCGCATTCCGGATCCGCATGCACTCGAGAAGATTTTGCTATAG
- a CDS encoding pentapeptide repeat-containing protein: MSMLKPTVAAVALTLGLATGAIAEDLAHVQQLLSTKKCSGCDLTSAGLVLARLPGADLSNANLAGANLSQANLVGANLAGANLVGVSLVGANLAGANLVGANLVGVDLRNTYLAGADLTDAKLTNANIQDAVGLSKDVGTADEFYQWAMAAGKEKRYELSLQYFNKALVRNPDLAAAFLGRGMSKIQLGDEKGALEDLDGAAILFEKQGKLTDAETTKKVAAELRKPPKKRGGGGFGQALVGLAGTFLQLFLGF, translated from the coding sequence ACCCTGGGATTGGCGACTGGTGCGATCGCGGAAGATCTTGCCCATGTGCAGCAGCTCCTTTCAACCAAGAAGTGTTCGGGCTGTGATTTGACCAGTGCTGGTTTGGTCTTGGCACGCCTCCCTGGGGCTGATTTAAGTAATGCGAATTTAGCGGGGGCAAATCTGAGTCAGGCCAACTTGGTGGGTGCGAATCTGGCCGGCGCCAATTTGGTCGGTGTGAGTTTGGTGGGTGCGAATCTGGCCGGCGCCAACCTGGTGGGTGCGAATCTAGTTGGGGTAGACCTGCGCAATACTTATTTGGCTGGTGCCGATCTAACGGATGCTAAGCTGACCAATGCCAATATCCAAGATGCTGTTGGGCTGTCAAAAGATGTTGGCACCGCCGATGAGTTTTATCAATGGGCGATGGCCGCGGGCAAAGAGAAACGCTATGAGCTATCACTGCAATACTTTAATAAAGCGTTGGTGCGGAATCCGGATTTAGCGGCGGCGTTTTTGGGCCGTGGGATGTCGAAGATTCAGCTCGGTGACGAAAAAGGGGCGCTTGAAGATCTTGACGGTGCAGCGATCCTGTTTGAGAAGCAGGGGAAGCTGACTGATGCGGAAACGACGAAGAAGGTGGCAGCAGAACTGCGTAAGCCGCCCAAAAAGCGCGGTGGTGGTGGCTTTGGCCAAGCCTTGGTGGGTCTTGCTGGTACCTTCTTGCAGCTATTCTTAGGATTTTAA